Proteins encoded together in one Acholeplasma hippikon window:
- the proC gene encoding pyrroline-5-carboxylate reductase, with protein sequence MQKKIGFIGCGNMGEAILNGLLNHNHIHAEQIYLHTFRYERMMELKDKYHVNITKSNGDVVKESDYIILAVKPNLYESILNEVNGFLTENKVIISITPSFTISELIGLMKGKAKVIRTIPNTSSFYNLGFTGIVYEENENQAFKEEMNTFFNLIGKSIEITEDKIAVLSSLSGSSPALIYLFTNAFVNYAKENQFTENEAKLIISQVLLGASKMIELSNINLKTLAENVCSPNGSTIKGVEVFENENIENIVKMALESITKRFIEMTENK encoded by the coding sequence ATGCAAAAGAAAATTGGATTCATTGGATGCGGAAATATGGGTGAAGCAATCTTAAACGGTTTATTAAATCATAATCATATTCATGCTGAACAAATATATCTTCATACATTTAGGTATGAACGCATGATGGAATTAAAAGATAAATATCATGTAAACATAACTAAATCAAATGGAGATGTCGTAAAAGAATCTGATTACATTATTCTTGCAGTAAAACCTAATCTCTATGAATCAATTCTAAATGAGGTCAATGGTTTTTTAACTGAGAATAAAGTTATCATTAGTATTACACCATCTTTTACGATATCAGAACTCATAGGTTTAATGAAAGGCAAGGCTAAAGTTATTCGAACCATTCCTAATACATCATCATTCTATAATTTAGGTTTTACAGGAATCGTTTATGAAGAAAACGAAAATCAAGCATTTAAAGAAGAAATGAATACGTTCTTTAATTTGATTGGTAAATCAATAGAAATTACTGAAGATAAAATTGCTGTCTTAAGTTCATTATCTGGTTCATCTCCGGCCTTGATATATTTATTTACAAATGCATTTGTAAATTATGCTAAAGAAAATCAGTTTACAGAAAATGAAGCAAAGTTAATAATTAGTCAGGTTTTATTAGGTGCCTCTAAAATGATTGAATTATCTAATATAAATTTAAAAACTTTAGCAGAAAATGTATGTTCTCCAAATGGCTCTACGATAAAAGGTGTTGAAGTTTTTGAAAATGAAAATATAGAAAATATCGTTAAAATGGCCTTGGAAAGTATTACAAAACGCTTTATTGAGATGACTGAAAACAAATAA
- a CDS encoding amino acid ABC transporter permease, producing MIEIIREYGTAILASIGITLLLAVVGTIGGAIVSLVLVDMRTQKVDKRRDHVFVKIVKTIAKWFSTAYITVFRGTPMIIQAYVLFYGLSPVFRSELWTPLLAGLIIVTLNTAAYIAEVIRGNVNSLDIGQMEAARSLGFSRRQALTKFIYPQAIKNALPSIGNEFIVNLKDTAVLSVIGVADLFFTTRQIFGKTYDVINTFMLAAIIYLIMTSLTSLLVNRLEKRGKGVKRNA from the coding sequence ATGATTGAAATAATTCGTGAATATGGGACAGCCATATTAGCAAGTATTGGTATCACACTCTTATTAGCAGTGGTCGGAACCATTGGTGGTGCAATCGTAAGTTTAGTCTTAGTAGATATGCGCACACAAAAAGTTGATAAAAGACGTGACCATGTCTTTGTGAAAATAGTTAAAACAATAGCAAAATGGTTCTCTACAGCATATATTACTGTATTTAGAGGAACGCCAATGATTATCCAAGCATATGTTTTATTCTATGGATTAAGTCCTGTATTCAGATCTGAATTATGGACACCATTATTAGCAGGTTTAATTATTGTTACATTAAATACGGCTGCTTATATTGCAGAAGTTATCAGAGGTAATGTAAATAGTTTAGATATTGGACAAATGGAGGCTGCACGTTCATTAGGTTTCTCACGTCGTCAAGCATTAACTAAATTTATTTATCCTCAAGCAATTAAAAATGCATTACCATCAATAGGGAATGAATTTATTGTCAATTTAAAAGATACAGCAGTTTTAAGTGTTATTGGAGTGGCAGATTTATTCTTCACGACACGTCAAATTTTCGGTAAGACATATGATGTAATTAATACATTCATGCTAGCTGCAATCATTTACCTTATTATGACTAGTTTAACTTCACTATTAGTTAATCGTCTAGAAAAACGTGGTAAAGGAGTTAAACGAAATGCGTGA
- a CDS encoding YerC/YecD family TrpR-related protein — protein sequence MSYKSSFSTEDIDKLFEAFLKIKTKEEFYRVFEDLCTINEINDMALRLKVANMLKNKMSFQEISNATKASTATISRVSKALNYGAKGYDIITDK from the coding sequence ATGAGTTATAAATCAAGTTTTAGTACAGAAGATATTGATAAATTATTCGAGGCGTTCTTAAAGATTAAAACTAAAGAAGAGTTTTATAGAGTCTTTGAAGATTTATGTACAATTAATGAAATAAATGACATGGCTTTACGTTTAAAAGTAGCCAACATGCTTAAAAACAAGATGTCATTTCAGGAAATTTCTAATGCAACTAAAGCTTCAACAGCGACGATATCTCGCGTATCAAAAGCACTTAACTATGGAGCTAAGGGTTACGACATTATTACCGACAAATAA
- a CDS encoding transporter substrate-binding domain-containing protein codes for MKKILLVLSVFGLFALAACSSLAPYDLETETELIVGMEAAYAPFNWMETEATEYNYPLAGSNNYVAGYDVEVAKAIASALGKTLVIKAIDWDGLIVALKAGEIDLIIAGMSPTEERKKQISFTEEYYRSEIVMVVSANGNYANATSLADFNGARVVAQQGTIYDDLIASQITGAIHNQPLGNYGELTLSVTSGVADAFIAEYPVAQSIVTTEGRLKIIELENGGFDMEEADVVVSIGARKQDTDLVEAINEVLSKISQDTRNEWMLTAVTNSNN; via the coding sequence ATGAAGAAAATCTTATTAGTATTATCAGTTTTCGGTTTATTCGCATTAGCTGCTTGTTCATCATTAGCGCCTTATGACCTAGAAACTGAAACAGAATTAATTGTAGGAATGGAAGCAGCATATGCTCCATTCAACTGGATGGAAACAGAAGCAACTGAATATAACTATCCATTAGCAGGTTCAAATAACTATGTTGCAGGTTATGATGTTGAAGTTGCTAAGGCAATTGCTTCAGCATTAGGCAAAACATTAGTGATTAAAGCGATTGACTGGGATGGATTAATTGTTGCGTTAAAAGCTGGAGAAATTGATCTTATTATTGCAGGTATGAGTCCAACTGAGGAAAGAAAGAAACAAATTAGTTTTACTGAAGAATATTATCGTTCTGAAATTGTAATGGTGGTAAGTGCAAATGGAAATTACGCAAATGCAACTTCATTAGCTGATTTTAATGGTGCAAGAGTCGTTGCACAACAAGGAACAATTTATGATGATTTAATTGCATCACAAATTACTGGTGCTATTCACAACCAACCATTAGGTAACTACGGTGAATTAACATTATCTGTAACTAGTGGTGTTGCTGATGCATTCATCGCAGAATACCCAGTTGCTCAATCTATTGTAACAACTGAAGGCAGATTAAAAATTATTGAATTAGAAAATGGCGGATTTGATATGGAAGAAGCTGACGTAGTTGTATCAATTGGTGCAAGAAAGCAAGATACTGATTTAGTTGAAGCTATCAATGAAGTTTTATCAAAAATAAGTCAAGATACAAGAAATGAATGGATGTTAACAGCTGTTACAAACAGCAATAATTAA
- a CDS encoding amino acid ABC transporter ATP-binding protein — protein sequence MREILKIENLKKSFGENTILKDINLTIHSGEVVTIIGSSGSGKTTLLRCLNLLNEPDSGKIVFHGNDLMNPKTDLDALRMKIGMVFQSFNLFNNKNVLENCTIAPISLLKMNKEQAEEVATKYLRKVGMADFIHAKPQTLSGGQKQRVAIARALCMNPDIMLFDEPTSALDPEMVGEVLAVMKDLAKEGMTMVIVTHEMQFAKEVSNRVIFMDQGVILEDNHPDIIFNQPKEERTKEFLKRSLNE from the coding sequence ATGCGTGAAATTTTAAAAATTGAAAACTTAAAAAAAAGTTTTGGTGAAAATACCATTCTAAAAGATATTAATTTAACCATTCATAGCGGAGAAGTTGTTACGATCATTGGGTCTTCTGGTTCAGGAAAAACAACTTTACTTCGATGCTTAAATTTATTAAATGAACCCGATAGTGGAAAAATTGTTTTCCATGGTAATGATTTAATGAATCCTAAAACTGATTTAGATGCGTTAAGAATGAAAATCGGAATGGTTTTCCAATCATTTAATTTATTTAACAATAAAAATGTATTAGAAAATTGTACAATCGCTCCTATTTCTTTATTGAAGATGAATAAAGAACAGGCTGAAGAAGTGGCGACTAAATACCTTAGAAAAGTTGGTATGGCTGATTTTATTCATGCTAAACCACAAACATTATCGGGTGGTCAAAAGCAAAGAGTTGCCATTGCAAGAGCTTTATGTATGAATCCAGATATTATGCTATTTGATGAACCAACATCAGCATTAGACCCTGAAATGGTTGGAGAAGTTTTAGCAGTTATGAAAGATTTAGCGAAAGAAGGCATGACAATGGTGATTGTGACACATGAAATGCAGTTTGCTAAAGAGGTTTCTAATCGAGTGATTTTTATGGACCAAGGTGTCATTCTTGAAGATAATCATCCAGATATTATCTTTAATCAACCAAAAGAAGAAAGAACTAAGGAATTCTTAAAACGCTCTTTAAATGAATAA